A DNA window from Argiope bruennichi chromosome X2, qqArgBrue1.1, whole genome shotgun sequence contains the following coding sequences:
- the LOC129960362 gene encoding protein phosphatase 1 regulatory subunit 3C-like, translating to MPIDLDMLLHATGSPLFSCTPFGNERYSLASAYGDSDYNAKWRPRRFGIIHDRPVFPSYKLEADLKSENKENSAPGETPPLPDGIRKKKVSFADDKGLELVEVREIPGTQKWNDEVLTWLVDGSQKLSGNQKSWKVAFDHPPRKDSEFLELVEANNIVLESINVENTCNSVLNGTIKVKNLSYEKNVFVRITFDRWMSHVDVKAGYVKPTTKVSAKADLGKYDNFSFSAKIEPSAIKYGVIEFCVCLECDGNQYWDNNGGINYRLVADSTKENAGKVNDSEKFSDEKITLSLTDNIENFSEIDAWSNLMYNQPYW from the coding sequence ATGCCCATAGATTTGGACATGCTTCTACATGCAACCGGATCCCCTCTATTTTCTTGTACTCCGTTTGGGAACGAACGTTATTCCTTAGCTAGTGCTTATGGTGATAGCGATTATAATGCCAAATGGAGACCTCgtcgatttggaattattcatgaCAGGCCTGTTTTTCCCTCTTACAAACTAGAAGCAgacttaaaatctgaaaataaggAAAACTCTGCTCCAGGAGAAACACCGCCATTGCCTGACGGAATTCGCAAAAAGAAAGTCAGCTTTGCTGATGACAAAGGTTTGGAATTAGTAGAAGTAAGAGAAATTCCAGGTACACAAAAATGGAACGATGAAGTTCTTACATGGTTGGTCGATGGTTCCCAAAAATTATCAGGCAACCAGAAATCATGGAAGGTGGCTTTTGATCATCCTCCCCGGAAAGATTCTGAATTTCTCGAACTTGTGGAGGCCAATAATATCGTATTGGAATCGATTAATGTTGAAAATACTTGTAACAGTGTACTGAATGGGACGATTAAAGTAAAGAATTTGTCTTACGAAAAGAATGTCTTCGTTCGAATAACATTCGATAGATGGATGTCTCATGTTGATGTGAAAGCAGGCTACGTAAAGCCAACAACAAAAGTCTCTGCAAAAGCGGATTTGggcaaatatgataatttttctttctctgcTAAAATAGAGCCTTCAGCTATAAAGTATGGAGTGATAGAATTTTGTGTATGCCTTGAGTGTGATGGCAATCAGTATTGGGATAACAATGGAGGAATAAATTATCGATTAGTTGCAGattcaacaaaagaaaatgcAGGAAAGGTTAATGATTCTGAAAAGTTCTCCGATGAAAAAATTACGCTGTCTCTAACCGATAACAtcgaaaatttttctgaaatcgaTGCTTGGAGCAATCTGATGTATAACCAGCCCTACTGGTGA